The window CCTTTTTGTTGATATAACTTGCAAATTCCAAGTAACCaccgaataaaaattgtcggaCTTTAACAATCGCCGAATTTTTGTTCAtgtaaatttcgaaattgaaactCACTATATTTCGGCTGAAATCGCCCACGGTACTTGAACATGATTGAACAAAATCTCACGACTTGACGAATGGGCGTCGTTGAGATCCAAAGGTGGTCAGATTCAGCGGCAGTCCTCCTTGCTTTATGGTTTTGCTGACACAATCGCATCAGTTAAGCGTCTCCAAAAATTCCTATTAATCGGGTGTTCATATTATCATTCCAGTATTCTCAGTGGAGTTTCACAAAGATATGGACATTATCATCTCAGGAGGAGTAGAAATACGTGGGCTGAAAGCTAGTGCTATTCCCCGAAGAAGACTGCATGGAGACCCGGTTCTTGAGAATTACAAGTTTGTAGCGCATCGCGATAAAGCTGACACGGAACTCCAAGTGGTGACGAACATTGCTACGCAGATAGTGCTTGAGAATCATTCCactctgaaaataaaaaccataGAATTGTTTGGCGTAGTCGAAAATTTGTTATCTGAATGTTTGATATCTCCTCTGATCCAGAaggttttaaataatttaccaTTATTACAAGCCGACATAAATGTCATCGCTCCACTCCACGAAATTGCGATTGATGCAGTACCCGACGGTATTACAATCTCGGAACCTAAAAAATTGTCCGCCGAACTAGATGCCCTTCTAGTTGTTACCCATGGACTGCTTTGGCACAAGGATGCCAGAGTGTTGAAAGAGGTCCAAGCGGTCATAAAAGACACAGGTTTTATACTTGCCAGAGAGCCACTGAATGCAAATGTTGATAGTCTTCGAAGTGACGTGAGCGAAAACTTTGATGTAATTCTTGAGAAATCTACGTCAAAAGAATTACTACTTCTTCTACGTAGAAAACAACAACTGTTTCCATTGACTACCGTGGTAAGAGTCAACAACGATGAATTCACATGGATCGAGACTCTGCAAGCTGCTCTGAAGGGGGAGAAAGATAAAGCCGTTCGTCACAGAAACCGAGTACTTCTTGTAAGTGAAGGAGATTACGAAAGTGGACTCATAGGACTGGTTAACTGCTTGCGAAAAGAACCAGGCGGTGAACTTGTGCGAGGACTGTTGATTCAAGATTCGCAAGCTCCGAAGTTCTCTTTAAACGATCCATTCTACTCGCAGCAATTACAACTAGACCTGGCCCTCAATGTTCTACGTTCAGGAAAATTATGGGGATCTTATCGGTTTTTCCCGATGGAACCATTGGCACTTAAACCAGTTTACCATGCTCAGATAAATCAGTATACGCGTGGTGATTTGAGCACACTTAATTGGGTTGAAGGTACAATTCAGCCTGACGAACAGCAGAGAGATATTATCAAGGTACATTATTCATCGTTAAACTTCCGTGATGTTATGCTGGCTACCGGAAAATTAGTGGAAGTGGCCCCAAAAACGAGACAAGAGCATGGAAACTTAATTGGATTTGAATTCTCAGGACGAGATACAAACGGTCGCGCAGTAATGGGAATGGTCCGGACCGGGGCCTTGTCAAATTTGTGTGTCTGCGACAGGGATCTTCTTTGGGCGGTGCCGGATAGCTGGACGTTGGAGGACGCAGCTACGGTGCCTGTTGTTTATGGAACGGCCTATTACGCGCTCATGTTGAGTGGTAAGATGAAGAAAGGAGACAAAGTGTTGATACACGCCGGAACCGGTGGTGTTGGACAAGCAGCGATAACTTTGGCACTTCACGAAGGCTGCGAAGTTTTTACTACCGTGGGTACACCAGAAAAACGAGAGTTCATCAGAAAACAATTTCCACAAATCGATGACGATCATATCGGAAATTCTCGAGATACGAGTTTCGAGCAACTGATTCTGCGGGAAACTCGTGGACGAGGCGTGGATATCGTGTTGAATTCCTTGGCAGAAGAAAAGTTACAAGCATCTGTTCGTTGTTTAGCAACGGGTGGACGTTTTCTAGAAATTGGTAAATTTGATCTTGCGGCAGACAATCCTATTGGAATGGAAGCTTTTCTGAAGGGCATCAGTTTCCATGGAATTTTCTTGGATACCTTATTTACCGCTTcctctattgaaaaaatgaaactggcAGCAATGCTCACTGAGGGAATGAAGGCTGGTGCAATTAAGCCCCTCATTCGTACCGTATTTCCAATAGACCAAGTCGAAGCTGCATTTCGATATATGGCAGCTGGAAAACACATCGGAAAGGTTCGATCCGCGTGTCATACATTTAGAGTGAATGTAGTACACACGAATACATCGCGAACTTACTAAGAAAATCCTTTTTTCAGGTGATTGTAAAATCTAGTAACGATACCAATGTTCACCTTCCTCTTGCACTTCCTCGTTACTACTGTTCAAAAGATGGCAGTTATCTGATTCTTGGTGGCCTTGGTGGCTTTGGTCTTGAGCTAGCAGATTGGCTCGTATTTCGGGGAGCtagaaaattagttttcacCTCCCGAAAGGGAATTAGTAGTGGGTATCAACGTATGCGCATTGACATTTGGAAAAGCTACGGAGTCGAAATTCTCGTAGTAGCGGGAGAGGATGCCTCATCACACGAGGGCTGCGAGGCCATTCTGAAAAAAGCGGCAGCGCTTGGTCCAGTATATGCTATTTTCAACCTGGCTGTTGTATTGAGGGACGCCCTCTACGAAGATCAAACCGTAGAATCATTCGAAGAATCCTTCAGAGCCAAGGCTAGGGCTACCAAACAGTTGGATAAGTTATCAAGAACGTTGTGCCCTGAATTGAAGCAATTTGTGATATTCTCGTCAGTGTCTTGTGGCAGAGGTAATGTTGGACAAACCAATTATGGAATGGCCAATTCCATCATGGAAAGAATATGCGAGAGAAGAGCGGCAGAGAACTTGCCTGGTTTAGCCGTTCAGTGGGGGGCGATTGGTGACGTTGGCCTGGTAGCTGACATGAATGAAGAACACAAGGAGCTTGTCATAGGCGGCACCCTACAACAGAGAATTATCTCATGTCTGCAAGTGCTCGACGGTTTCTTACAACAGAACTGTCCAGTCGTATCCAGCATGGTGGTTGCCGACAAAGCTACTCATTGTCATGGAGCTGGAAATATCATCGAGACAGTCCTAAATATAATGGGTATGGAAATACAATTTTAGTCTTATCCGTTTTagtattttgtttcaaatagATTCCCCGATGACAGTTTTTTCTTAATGATTTACGCAATGTCCAGCCCTATGTATCTCATCGTAGGTACATGCGTCATGATAGGTCGTTCATAATTTGGATCGGCAGATATTTCAGTCGGGACGACCTCAAACTTGTCACAAACcgttcaaaaataatgtgtctgaaatttcaacaacatGTCAATGAAAGGCCTTACACTGTCAAGAAAGGGTGTACTCTACGCAGGGTTGATCGCAGATGAGAAAATGGTTTgggcggacgaaaatttttctcatcgtaAAATGCAAATTGTTCAACAGAAAATATACACAATCCGcgagttaaaatttttaaatatagtTTAGATCAGATAGGTACGAATCTTCAGTATGTGCGCCGGATATATCTGTTTCTTATTTGGTATAACATTTCGAGTATTTCTCTACGCGAAGTATACttatatagaaatatataacaAAACCTGTCTTAATTTTGCGGAGGTGAATTAATATTCACATATTACTTCCAGGTGTTTTCACTTAATCATCGATTCATTTATTGTATATTTCTGTGTTTTCGTGGATCTTATGATGCATATCTTTAACAGacgatttgaattttaaaatgagaaaaacgaaaGTTACTTTTCTTATCTGAAAATCGTCCTTGAATAGGGAAACTCcaaattttattgttcaaGGGTTTTCATTAACGGcagagattgaaaatttaaggaCATTAGTTTCGAACAATCCAGTACATCTCTGGGGGGCGTTAcgattgaaattattccaaatCCAAGTTAAAAACTACCCTATTATGCGTATGTGTACGTTGCTTTTCTCTTCGTAAACTTGGAAACTTGTCCAAACTGTATCTAATTTTTCGTAGGATTGAAGGACCTCAAAAATATCAGTATGCACACACCATTGTCGGAGCTAGGGATGGATTCTATGACGGCAGTTGAAATTAAACAGACTTTGGAACGTGATTTTGACGTAACCCTAACCACATCCGATATTCGTGTTCTCAATTTCCACAAGCTTCAAAACATGGCTATGAAAGATAGCATAGAAGACGAAAGACAAACAAGAACGGTGCAGGAAATAGATGAGTTTGCTGGCATCAAGCTGCTTATTCGTAGGTTAGACGTGGAAAAGctcgataaaaatatttacgtgcACCTGACAACTGCAGCTGAGACTGGAAAAGAAGTCTTTATGCTGCCTGGAATCGAGGGAACGTGTACCGTATTCAAATCGTTGGCTAGTAAACTCAAATCTCCAGCGATTTGTTTCCAGCCTACAGCAGTTCCGACGAGTTTAACGTCGATTCACGAAATGACTGATTATTTTATCCCTGTAAGAAACATTTACGCAAACTTTGATGATTTACAGTCATAACCGAGGGGTCAATTAGCATCAAAACTGTGTACACCACGTCTCCTTATCCTTAATATCTTTCAACATTCTCTTCGAACATTGCCTTGCAACACCTGAAATcttatttggaaattttttaactttctttGGTATTCGTAAAACCTCCCAGACATCTGAGAAATTTATCTGGAATGCAACAAGATCTCCCCGCATCATCTTTGATCATCTCCACACATCTTAAAGTATTATTGGCCCGTTGAATACTGAAATTCTCTCGTAATTTACCCCACGGTTACAACAGATTGATCGATCTTTTACTCGTGTGTGATATTCATTTTTGCCAATCCACAGCATATTAACTCGAAAAGCAACGAACGCAGAGAATTTGTATTAGTCGGATACTCCTTTGGAAGTATTTTTGCCGTGGAGCTTGCAAGGCGTTTGGAAAACCAAGGGTTCACAGGTCGCCTCGTGCTGCTTGATGGTTCACCTTTCTATACAAAAGAACTCACCGGATCTTTGCTTCAAAAATCTGATGAACAGATGCAATTTTATACCATAGTGGCGATGATGAATAGTGTGGCACCCTTGTCCGTCGCAAAAGTTAGTGAGTTTCCGCATATGAATAATCTCAACCTGGTCACAGTTATCTACGTCatgtaaatttaattgaaaaacgtTACTAGCTCGATATTGTTTTGATATCGCACTATCATAGCTGTCTCTCCATTCCCTCAATTTTATGACTTGATCTATTAATTTTGCTCTTTTTATTCTCGTTCCTGTAGTGAATGTTGACTTTGTTAGATGATGTACGtgataaattgttatttccgTATTaggaatatattttgtaaGTACGAACTGTCAGCATGCAAGGTGAATTCTTGTTGTTTCAGCTTACCTCAGAATTGCAAAATTGCAGTAGTTGGGATGAGAAATTAACAGTGTTTATGAGAAATTTGCCCGAACATTTGCAGTCGAATGTCACACCAGatgatcaaaaaatcatttgctCATCTATTTATTCTCGACTGAAAGCTCTCAAGAGTTATGAGTGTTCAGAATTACCACCCATAAAATCTTCCATCATCCTAGTGAAACCTAAAATATCCGAGAATTCTGTTTCATCAGAGGACTACGGATTAGGATCGGTGAGTTTTTATCTGTCAACGATTTACTTCCGTGGACGTTGAAGCGACGTCTCGGACCTTTGACATAAGAGAAATTACGTGTATGAAGCAATTTGATTTTCGTACGATTCGAACTGTAAAACGAGTGCTAGTGCATTATCAGCTTGTAACACTGTTTTCAATTAGTTCAGGAACTACAATCACGCCTTTCTTGCAGGTCACTTCGGCTAATGTGAAAATATACTATGCGAATGGCAATCACTTAACAATGCTGGATGATGATATTTGCGCAGCCGCTGTTAACGGAGAACTTGCAGATGATGTGATACGTAATTCAAGCGATGCGTAATGGAAAATATATCATTTGGTCAGCAATTTTACCTGTGGATAAAGTAGCGGGTATACGTACCGAGAAATTCTGGCGTTGAAAACTatgcgtaaaatttttactacgCTAGACGTTTTCAATCGTTTACTCATTGTTAGTGGTGAATTTATGTagtaaatttgaattcttgCAAAAAACACGATGTAGAACGAGGTATGTAGACATCGAAACATcaatattgattattattcaacgCTGATCAGCTACTATTCCTGTAATACATACACGATatgaaaatgatatttattgaattttttcttctgccctgcaacgtatataatataatatattatacatatttaatataatatctTTTGCGGAATCGTTGATTGTGGGGACAGCAAATCGAATTTTCGTATTGACATTCATCGATGATACTTCCGAACAACTTGCAACCGCTGCTCAAAAGccacaaaaaataattaatagcTTAGATGGTCCGTCGTGTCCTGGGTTACCCTATAAAttaatgtgataaaaaatatttccaacgtaacatatacagggtgtttTCGAATAAACACCGCAATATGCTGGGCTGCTTACCACCGAGGGAAACAaaaatcggtaaaacagatCTACCCAGTCATAATCACTTTAGTCAAGTCAAGTCACTTTACTCATTTTAAAGGACTTGAAACGTTCTACCTACCGATAACTGGTACAGGTATTTGTTCGCAACAGTGGTAGACAAACCAAGATACGGCCATGCTTACTGGGAAACATCCAGTATgctcattttcgaaaatgcgTACCGTGTTCCATTCAACAGGATGATTTCGTCCGTAGTTAGACAACTGAAGATACACTGGCGTACCCGCCTACATTTAGGCGATTCGATCTATTTTTATCGTTGGTTGAATGTTCTACGGTGTGCATACTCCAAAATACGCAGTATACCTAGGTAAAAAGTGTCATTTATAAGAATAAACAATCTGTTGTGTTATGTGATCGAATGAAGTTTTATTGCAAAGTCGTTTCTGATGTtcgatattaatttattatttatagtttgatAAATTGCGACGTAATAATATGAccacaattattattaaattccaTTGTCAATGCAAGAATCACAAGAAATACCGATCGTGCGAATTTGCTAGAAATATCGCATTCATTGTTAATAATGATTGCGTAGTGGGGGAGAAACCATTAAAAAGCCAATGATTCCATTCCCATCAAATCTCTGACCTGTACTTCTTAGGAATAAATGTAAACGAATACTAGAGTTACGAAGAATTCGCATACCTGTCTTCACGgctgatttttaattcaatgtgacaattaatttattcaaattgacGTTTCTATATTTCATCAAGGtaggtttattttattcaacacgACTATTGTCAGTGCATACGAATTATATCTTATGCCATaccaaaattttcatatatttatcAGCTAATTCGGGAATCACCGGATTCTACGTGGTTTcataaattcgaaattttgatctGGCCTTCGCTTCTGCATTTGCTTTACCGTGTAAATAGCTGTGTGAGTAATTAAGTGGTGACATAGGGTAAAAGTCGTCAGGTAAAGGAAGGGGTGAAGCTTCTGACCTAGTTCAGCCATCGAGGGCCACTTCCATCTCAATGGGGTCACGATGTAAGATGGTATTCATTTCCTCCTGTAGGTAGAAGATCTGGAATGCATACTGGTTCAAAAATAAACATGATCCCAATTAGTATTTCAATTAGCTTTTGTAATTATAGCAGGAATAAACAGAATACATTCATGCTCGAAGCTTAGAAATATTCGTGGTTGTTGGCAATATATTGAAATTACGAACGCTTTAATTACATATTAGGACTTATCGGAGTTGAGTGGCCAATTGCCGTgtattaaatttcatcataCAATTATACGAAACTCACGTTTTGTATAATCGTGCTATGCTGGGTAATTTTTCTGTAGAAAAGATTATGTCTATCATTTCAGATCGAATATTTTCTGTAGGACCGCACTGTGTGGGATTTTCATTCCGCAGGTTCGCACTATCTAGGATAAAATTTCTGCTGAAAAGATCCTGTAGGATATTCTCTGTAGGATGAAGTGTAGAACCAGAGGCCTCTCAATTGTTCTACAGCTTTTCCTCGAAGTAACTTGAACATTTGAACAACCACCTTCTCACAAGTTTGTAGCTTGAAACATTTGAACAATCACTTTTTCAAACGTTTATATCTCGAAATCTGAatgtcaaatatatttttaaattcacctTCATGTCAAATCGTCAAAAATTTGATGTCACGTTTTGTCATTTCATAATTACTACAAACTAGTGAATAAATATAGttaaattctgcattttttaATACGGTTTTCAATCACTCAATTTACTTGATACACTTTATTGTTGAAACATTGGTGTTTACGTAAATCAAAGCATCTTGGGTACCATTTGTGGCCATACAAATCAATCACACGTAATGAATATAGCCACAATTGATGTTAAGGCGACGAAGACCGGTGCATCTGTCCTACGGTTTGACCCAATTTTCACCGCAGCCTTTGACTAGGATTATAAACATTGTTAAGATTAGTCGAAAATACTGGGTCAATCATAGTATACTACATAGCAAGAGATGAGGCTTTGAAGCAGCACTCGGCGTTCATATTCGCAAGCTACCATAACTTAATTTGCGTCGATTTGAATTTGCGACTTCAGGGACAGATGCTTGCGGTTGTAGGAACTATGTATAGTCTCAAAATGTTTGTGGGTTGACGGTCGTTTTCCACTTCGGTACATTACTGGTTTACTCGCTTTTCAAATCGTCTGAAGTAACTACAGTTAGGTCtagttattaaaattttatcatccccACTGATTACGGCGCAAATTCTTTTAATGGTTTCACCCTAACAATAAGTTGAGACAAGTTTATCCATTATCTGTTCATATCTGGTTTATCCAAGAAGGTATACTATATCCAAGTAGGTGCCGGGTTCAATTGCGATGTTTAGACAATATCGAATCTTCCGTCAAAACAAGTGACTTAACAACCGACCTTTTAGTAACTCTTCGTTCAATTCCGAAAGGTGGCCGGTTCATGCGGAGTTCACCGTTCCTGGCTTTGGAACAACAGTGAATCAATAATAGGTACAAAGCTCACGAGCCCCGAATATCCCGCGTTCTATTCACTTCAAATGCGGGGGTTGAAGTTATCCTCTTACCTGCATATAGTGAGCCACGTGACTGCCATAACGCCACATCCGGTACTTCCTTGGTATCACCACTTCACCTGCCACGTGGCAGAATTCAATCCACATAAGTTGACGGGCGGCCGGGTTCGATATCTTTGTCCACCAACGAGGACGATTTAGGGTCGGGATAGGGAGGGTTGTCCGACAGCTGCGTCCCGCGTTTGACTCTCGGCACGAACCGTCGCGGGTAAAAGGCACGCGTCAGACTTGGAGTTcgtttttttgaactttggccTGGGAGAAAGTCGCAGTCACGGCTTAACCAGTGGGGAACAAGACTCGCGACTAATTTCACTTCGTCAATTTGGATCCTCAAAGAGATTCAAGTATTCGTGGACCGTAATGTTGATAATTTTCTTCCTTCCAAGAGTTTCAAAAATACGCATCTTGGGTACAACAAACTGTCTTGGTTTAGAGCCTTTGTTGTGGCGTACAGTGGGAAGAGGAGATTTATTACAAAGCGGCAGGGTACCTGAAAATATGGAAACGAAGGTTCAACTTACAATTAGGCAAAAGACTCTTTAGATGAATGCATAATAGCGTTTCAAGATTCTTCATATTATATTTGCTTTACGTTGAAATTCAccgtaagaagaaaaatgttgattaTAGTTCATGTTTCAAACATTACTCTACCTTCCGAATATGctcgaaaaaattcatgaaaatttgaacaaacgGCATCGTTGCTTAGCGACTGAAAGCTCGGTAGGATGTATGGAGATTAAGGATActgtgtattttaattttggtGTAATTTTGTAAACGTAACCAGGTCCCCCAAATTAGAGACTATAACCAATGCCATTAATTGCACTTTAATTAGTATAGATCACTAAGCTCCTTATTATTCATTCTAAATATAGGAGTTAGTAAAAAGTTCGTATAGTATTAATATAGAAGAATACTAAATGATTTATACAGATATCACGATTAAATTACGTTAAACGAATGTAAATTTAGTCCGCATTATGAtttacgaaataaattttcctcgTGAAATGCACGTCTTCCGGTCTCATGAACTCGCTACATGCTTTCTAGGTTTAttgcaaaatgaaataaatgtatatgtTTAAATCCGAAAATAATTTGAGCGATCACTCCGGCCCTCCTTATGCAATTGTTCTTTCAACAATTAACGCGTACTGATGTTTGGATATAAATTTTCGCGGAAAGCAGATACATGTGCAATGCAAAATTGTCATCAATTTTCCAGCCCGTCAATCTCCACGATTTGACCAACGGAAAATTTGCGATCAGAATAATTTCCAAAACCGTAATACCGTGCTCGCCTACAACCGTGATAAACATAGTTTCACAAAGTTGCCAGCAACTTagacgttggaaaaaaatcgaacgaaaaaCTTGCTTTTATATGTAAACCAAGAGTCGATGAGAAGCACAAGTACTAGGTCAAGCCTTATCGACCAGGTGAGCAGGTGGGCTTGAGGTAGCCTCACCAGAGTATTAATGGACAGCCTACGTCTTTTCTTTCTGATCGCGACGATCCGATATGCGATCCGTAGCTGGGCCATGACGTCAGTAGGACCCTGGCACTCGACCATACAATTCTATATCCGCATGCGATAATCGGAAGAGTGATAGTCGAGGAGAGTGGCAGGACTTCGATGGATCAgtcgcgataaaaaaaaaattctaaattgcCCCCCATTAGTTTTTGCTTTATACTCAAGGgcgtgattttttctttaaagtCCTAACATCCCTGGGGGTTCGGCAGGTGAAGTATATCTTTTGGCATTCGAAGGGCTTGATACGGCGATTCGAATTCACGTGACAATCAGGTTTGTGCAAATAGCTTAAAATCCAGAACACGACATTAGTGTCTGGCTGAGTTAAAAATAGATTTGCAAAGTTTTACCCGGGAGCTTGGGAGGCGAGCTTGCACGTCGCGCTTTGAGGCCACATGTGTTTAATATGTCATAACTCGCCTGAGAGTTCATGTCGCTCGACTGTAAACTACCCCAGGGAAATAAATGTTTGTGGAACCCTTTCAGGAGCTCAAGCCGTCGTTTTCTTATTCCTTGAATTCATCGTGGAGCGACTACTGCTTTTCACAAATGTGATACACTTTGCGTTTATCACAAATATATaaagtgatttttaaaaataaaaacttggcGGACCGTTTACAATCGCGTCCcacgtattaaaaaatattatctcatCTTGAAGTCTTTGAATTTCAAGGGAATGCCAAATCTTTTCATATTGCAAAGTACAGGTCGTGTTGTTTgatcatatatttatttaaaaaaagaagtttcGCGGAACTCTGTATTTTATACCTCTGTAACAATCACTTCACGTGACATTTTTATTGACATAATGTAGAATTGACTGCGTTTTCTGTgctggaatttttcaaaaaatgatggCGAGCTACTGTTGGATTGGAGTTTTGTTAAgcaagattttttatttgtcactCCAGCCATCGCCACCGTTTTGACGGATCGCACCTCTGCCGAAAAATCTATCCGCCAGAGTATAAAATTGGCAAATGAAGTCACCGTTGGTGAACGGCGTCGCCGCCATATCAGAATCTGTACCAGTGTGAGGAGCGATTACCGAGTGATGAAATCAGGAATAATTCACGTTTGGGCTACGTGCACATCGATATGTTTCGGTTGGTTACCAAGAAGAAATTTTAAGACATGATGGATCGAGACGTGctgcaataaaaattgcaagaaaTCGCCGAATTATGCGAATACAGGTAAAGTAATGCCGCCATGTTGGATTCGTCGGGAAATTCTGAAAGCGGTCTCCTTGGCTGAGGATCACAGACCTAGGGATTCTGCTCATTTTCATCACCATCATCGCGGAGGGCTACTTCCGGTGCGCAGACTCGAGATTCGCCAGTCCACGCCCCGCACCCCCTTCATTGCGTGGTAGGGGAAGTTACAGCTGTGACGTCACGGGGTTTGAATCAATATCTCGTTCCATCCGTCCGTCCGACGAAGCTAGCTGCGAGCTGGGAGCTATCAGTGCGGGGAGGCCGCCGCGACGCTAGAGACGCCGACCCTACCGACGCTCCGTCTCTCCGTCGCCCGGGTACGTCGACGATTTCGCGAAAGCCCGCCGCCGAATTTTAGTGatgaggcaaaaaaaaaaacaaaaatgaggagtaaaaataaattcataaaaacAGCTAAATG is drawn from Neodiprion fabricii isolate iyNeoFabr1 chromosome 3, iyNeoFabr1.1, whole genome shotgun sequence and contains these coding sequences:
- the LOC124177743 gene encoding fatty acid synthase-like isoform X1; the encoded protein is MSEESGNDVWSKRLPFPKPGDEIVISGIAGRFPESDNLTHFRENLFNKADLITDDDRRWKLENPDIPQRTGKINDINKLDAQFFGVNVKEAHTMDPMSRMLLEHTYEAIVDAGVNPEQLRRTNTGVFVGACYNDSAREWLYSTLKVDGLGLLGCSKAMMANRLSQWLGCTGPSYTVDTACSSSLFAMDSAYRAIRTGECEAAIVAGANLSLHPNVSHQFFHIGVLSSDGRCKSFDNEANGYARSEAVCVVYLQKSKDAKRNYANVVYTKTNCDGFKKEGITYPSCTIQQRLLEEFYVECKIPPSSLAFVEAHGTGTSVGDPVELEAIDKVFCPGRTTPLRIGSIKSNMGHSEPTSGLCSIAKVLIAMESGYIPPNLNYNHPHEGVEALKTGRIQVISETTPWEGGYVGINSFGFGGSNAHVLLKSNVKEKIRNGSPDDDMPRLVVVSGRTVEAVNTLLDDLESRPVDVEYVSLFHDLHATEIPGHPYRGYTILPSRGVSRKNVRDVQYYSGAKLSTTLIFDGFGSEWVKIGQSLLQVPVFAKALQKCNSVLRSYGVDIFDIFNAKDLKSINNVTNSLVGTTAIQIGLVDVLSSLGIAPDYVIGYSDGILGCAYADGCLTAEQAVLVAHFKGNLLTKGGEWLESSANDISNHEDLTPLPKPNSEVINDVVTENSSSGKQEKCRKNFTTKAYVEFDGNETYTGITNHGQNIVADGPKKLTYLRRVIPNPKPRSQKWVQSNKCENSSDRLFSPEYCFENLMNPVKFENVSSLIPENAITIRMGPHNCLPMNRINITLTQGGTENYLEFLLIAIGKMYEIGLNPQMSKFYPKVQYPVSRETPTISPLVRWDHTEDWWVMRCDKIEKLIAGERVVHIDLAEDEFEAMAGHVVDGRNLVPATGYLKSIWQTVAMMQAQRFDETSVVFENVKFHRATTIPKKGDLTLELTVHKGSGRFEVVEGGTSVVTGFVRTVLNAASERTRSELLPENSDELVLTTRDIYKELRLRGYQYAGLFRGLKQASVKGTKGLIAWERHWEAFMDNMLQIKILGIDTRGLFVPTGIQKLVIDAKAHSDQLRSMPDKEKVFSVEFHKDMDIIISGGVEIRGLKASAIPRRRLHGDPVLENYKFVAHRDKADTELQVVTNIATQIVLENHSTLKIKTIELFGVVENLLSECLISPLIQKVLNNLPLLQADINVIAPLHEIAIDAVPDGITISEPKKLSAELDALLVVTHGLLWHKDARVLKEVQAVIKDTGFILAREPLNANVDSLRSDVSENFDVILEKSTSKELLLLLRRKQQLFPLTTVVRVNNDEFTWIETLQAALKGEKDKAVRHRNRVLLVSEGDYESGLIGLVNCLRKEPGGELVRGLLIQDSQAPKFSLNDPFYSQQLQLDLALNVLRSGKLWGSYRFFPMEPLALKPVYHAQINQYTRGDLSTLNWVEGTIQPDEQQRDIIKVHYSSLNFRDVMLATGKLVEVAPKTRQEHGNLIGFEFSGRDTNGRAVMGMVRTGALSNLCVCDRDLLWAVPDSWTLEDAATVPVVYGTAYYALMLSGKMKKGDKVLIHAGTGGVGQAAITLALHEGCEVFTTVGTPEKREFIRKQFPQIDDDHIGNSRDTSFEQLILRETRGRGVDIVLNSLAEEKLQASVRCLATGGRFLEIGKFDLAADNPIGMEAFLKGISFHGIFLDTLFTASSIEKMKLAAMLTEGMKAGAIKPLIRTVFPIDQVEAAFRYMAAGKHIGKVIVKSSNDTNVHLPLALPRYYCSKDGSYLILGGLGGFGLELADWLVFRGARKLVFTSRKGISSGYQRMRIDIWKSYGVEILVVAGEDASSHEGCEAILKKAAALGPVYAIFNLAVVLRDALYEDQTVESFEESFRAKARATKQLDKLSRTLCPELKQFVIFSSVSCGRGNVGQTNYGMANSIMERICERRAAENLPGLAVQWGAIGDVGLVADMNEEHKELVIGGTLQQRIISCLQVLDGFLQQNCPVVSSMVVADKATHCHGAGNIIETVLNIMGLKDLKNISMHTPLSELGMDSMTAVEIKQTLERDFDVTLTTSDIRVLNFHKLQNMAMKDSIEDERQTRTVQEIDEFAGIKLLIRRLDVEKLDKNIYVHLTTAAETGKEVFMLPGIEGTCTVFKSLASKLKSPAICFQPTAVPTSLTSIHEMTDYFIPHINSKSNERREFVLVGYSFGSIFAVELARRLENQGFTGRLVLLDGSPFYTKELTGSLLQKSDEQMQFYTIVAMMNSVAPLSVAKLTSELQNCSSWDEKLTVFMRNLPEHLQSNVTPDDQKIICSSIYSRLKALKSYECSELPPIKSSIILVKPKISENSVSSEDYGLGSVTSANVKIYYANGNHLTMLDDDICAAAVNGELADDVIRNSSDA